In Mercurialis annua linkage group LG5, ddMerAnnu1.2, whole genome shotgun sequence, a single genomic region encodes these proteins:
- the LOC126679915 gene encoding zinc finger CCCH domain-containing protein 62-like, with protein MAISEHESEDNYSKTEGSSDSDYESDRDPSYSIIEDTQIQLSNLSIHKKSKSRIGKALDIERDTEENELKVLMESGNLEKLKVEQCKVYLRKNGLRLTGNKATLIQRLKEHQEILNGEAEKKYPVSCFVMNCKGDACLGDVVMFEQNVYEMFNIASRSASGPSLGKRIVVGRIVNDSYGAAKQQHTFTIEVLWSKGERPLRPLQPLLIKGRNLYRLKTMRQRWEDEDKRRNVLIEKHSRGSLARDAREIRVQRKESRKILGENRVLKEKIHRNQINSNLATKQGIQAQQSGSSVAKVAPEPQQSSLFGNFDKTTVRKLSSNIDPTMGYRAHMSTSPRPLSGAFANRVNIDRPVLVPLETQKPTILHEQPMRQTENAHRRQFTHYMDDPSHFPDLHRNGNFGSRPSSFNMNHRYPPVNDYSRTENYSHVHPSTRPNRYHQQQQACKYFAQGRCNFGDNCKFLHDSKENYGQRRGDRPCYYNRLERQQF; from the exons ATGGCAATCTCAGAACATGAATCAGAAGATAATTACAGCAAAACTGAAGGATCCAGTGATTCAGATTATGAATCAGATAGAGATCCAAGTTACAGCATTATTGAGGACACTCAAATCCAACTCTCAAATCTTTCTATCCACAAGAAATCAAAATCAAG AATTGGTAAGGCTTTGGATATAGAGAGAGACACAGAAGAGAATGAATTGAAGGTCTTAATGGAAT CTGGTAATTTAGAGAAGCTAAAAGTGGAGCAGTGTAAGGTTTATTTGAGAAAGAATGGACTGAGATTGACTGGCAATAAGGCTACACTTATTCAGCGCCTTAAGGAGCATCAAGA GATTTTGAATGGTGAAGCAGAGAAGAAGTACCCGGTTTCTTGCTTTGTTATGAATTGTAAAG GTGATGCTTGTCTGGGAGATGTTGTCATGTTTGAACAGAATGTTTATGAAAT GTTCAATATAGCATCACGAAGTGCTAGTGGTCCGTCACTTGGGAAAAGGATAGTCGTTGGTCGAATTGTGAATGATAGCTATGGTGCTGCCAAACAACAGCATACATTTACA ATAGAGGTTTTGTGGAGCAAAGGAGAGAGACCACTGCGTCCACTTCAGCCTCTGCTGATTAAGGGTCGGAACCTTTACCGATTGAAGACTATGAGACAG AGATGGGAAGATGAAGACAAGAGGCGTAACGTTTTGATAGAAAAGCATTCGAGGGGTTCTCTAGCTAGGGATGCTAGAGAAATCCGAGTGCAAAGGAAGGAAAGCAGGAAAATACTCGGGGAAAATAG GGTCCTGAAGGAGAAAATACACAGGAATCAGATAAATTCAAACTTAGCAACAAAACAAGGAATTCAAGCTCAACAATCAGGTTCATCTGTTGCAAAAGTAGCTCCTGAACCTCAACAATCAAGTTTATTTGGCAATTTCGACAAGACAACAGTTCGAAAGTTGAGCTCAAATATAGATCCCACAATGGGATACAGAGCTCACATGTCGACATCTCCACGTCCACTTTCAGGAGCCTTCGCTAACAGAGTAAACATAGACAGACCAGTGCTGGTTCCACTAGAAACCCAGAAGCCGACCATTCTTCATGAACAACCAATGAGGCAGACAGAGAACGCTCATCGCCGTCAATTTACTCACTACATGGATGATCCCAGCCACTTTCCGGACCTTCACAGAAATGGTAATTTTGGCTCAAGGCCGTCAAGCTTCAATATGAATCATCGTTATCCTCCTGTGAATGACTACTCCAGAACAGAAAATTACAGTCATGTACATCCATCGACAAGGCCAAACCGTTATCATCAACAACAGCAGGCATGCAAATATTTTGCCCAAGGAAGATGTAATTTTGGGGATAACTGCAAATTTTTGCATGACTCCAAAGAGAACTATGGCCAAAGGAGGGGAGACAGGCCTTGCTATTATAACAGGTTAGAAAGACAGCAATTCTGA
- the LOC126679761 gene encoding 25.3 kDa vesicle transport protein SEC22-1-like, translating to MVKLTMLARVTDGLPLAEGLDDGRDVTDIELYKHQVKALFKNLATGQNEPSRMSIESGSYVFHYIIEGRVCYLTMCDRSYPKKLAFQYLEDLKNEFVRVNGAQIETAARPYAFVKFDTFIQKTKKLYQDTRTQRNIAKLNDELYEVHQIMTRNVQDVLGVGEKLDQVSEMSSRLTSESRIYADKARDLNRQALIRKWAPVAIVLGVVFLLFWVRTKIW from the exons ATGGTAAAGTTGACTATGCTTGCGCGTGTCACTGATGGATTACCGCTTGCTGAAGGATTGGATGATGGCCGTGATGTGACAGATATTGAATTGTATAAACACCAAGTAAAAGCTCTGTTTAAGAATCTTGCAACGGGGCAAAATGAGCCGTCTAGGATGTCGATTGAATCCGGCTCTTATGTCTTCCA TTATATCATTGAAGGACGTGTTTGTTACCTCACAATGTGTGATCGTTCGTATCCTAAAAAGCTAGCATTTCAATATTTGGAAGACCTCAAGAATGAATTTGTGCGTGTTAATGGGGCTCAAATTGAAACTGCTGCTAGACCATATGCTTTTGTTAAATTTG ATACTTTCATACAGAAAACAAAGAAACTGTACCAGGACACCCGTACTCAGCGGAATATTGCAAAATTGAATGATGAACTGTATGAAGTTCACCAAATAATGACTCGGAATGTGCAGGATGTACTCGGTGTTGGTGAAAAGTTAGATC AGGTCAGTGAAATGTCCAGTCGGCTAACCTCAGAATCTAGGATATATGCTGACAAGGCAAGAGATTTGAATCGGCAG GCATTAATTAGAAAGTGGGCTCCTGTTGCTATTGTGTTAGGAGTTGTGTTCCTCCTTTTTTGGGTTAGAACGAAGATATGGTGA
- the LOC126680995 gene encoding peroxisomal (S)-2-hydroxyacid oxidase GLO4-like isoform X2: MAEDPVNVNEFQILAKQILPKMYYDFYSGGAEDQHTLKENVEAFQRITFRPRVLVDVSRITMSTTILGYNISAPIMIAPTSMHKLAHPEGEIATARAAAESNTIMALSFSSTYSLEEVAASCDAVRFFQLYVYKNRDIAVTLVKRAERSGYKAIVLTVDTPRLGRREADIKNKLIVPQMKNLEGLLSTEVVPERGSGLETFAKETLDDTLSWKDVGWLKSITNLPILVKGILTREDAIKAMEVGAAGIIVSNHGARQLDYSPATISALEEVVEVVGGRIPVLLDGGIRRGTDVFKALALGAQAVLVGRPVIFGLAVKGEKGVGQVMKMLKDELELTMALSGCPTLKHITRSHVRTQSDKLRSML, translated from the exons ATGGCGGAAGACCCGGTTAATGTAAATGAGTTCCAAATTCTTGCAAAGCAAATCCTCCCAAAAATGTACTATGATTTCTACAGTGGGGGAGCAGAAGACCAGCATACACTAAAAGAGAACGTTGAAGCATTTCAAAGAATTAC GTTTCGGCCTAGAGTTCTTGTGGATGTTAGTAGAATTACAATGTCCACTACCATATTGGGTTACAATATCTCTGCTCCAATTATGATAGCACCAACCTCTATGCATAAGCTAGCACATCCTGAAG GAGAGATTGCTACTGCTAGAGCAGCAGCGGAATCTAACACCATAATG GCTCTATCTTTTTCTTCTACTTACAGCTTGGAAGAGGTTGCTGCTAGCTGTGATGCTGTTCGTTTCTTTCAATTATAT GTGTATAAAAACCGCGACATAGCTGTTACCTTAGTGAAGAGAGCTGAAAGGAGTGGTTATAAGGCTATTGTACTAACGGTCGATACTCCAAGACTAGGTCGAAGAGAAGCGGACATTAAGAATAA GTTGATTGTGCCTCAAATGAAAAATTTGGAAGGTCTGTTATCAACTGAAGTAGTACCT GAAAGAGGTTCAGGTCTAGAAACTTTCGCCAAGGAGACATTGGATGATACTTTGTCTTGGAAG GATGTAGGATGGTTAAAATCCATTACAAATTTGCCGATTTTGGTCAAGGGAATACTCACTCGTGAAGACG CCATAAAGGCCATGGAAGTTGGTGCTGCAGGAATTATCGTCTCAAATCATGGGGCTCGACAGCTAGATTATTCTCCTGCCACTATTTCTGCTCTAGAAGAG GTTGTTGAAGTCGTTGGAGGCAGAATTCCAGTTCTTCTTGATGGAGGAATTCGACGAGGAACTGATGTGTTCAAGGCGTTGGCACTTGGTGCTCAAGCAGTCCTT GTTGGAAGGCCTGTTATCTTTGGATTGGCAGTGAAAGGGGAAAAAGGAGTTGGACAAGTGATGAAAATGCTGAAGGATGAGCTGGAGCTGACCATGGCACTATCTGGCTGTCCAACTCTGAAACATATTACAAGGAGCCATGTCAGGACTCAGAGTGACAAGCTCCGGTCTATGCTCTAA
- the LOC126680995 gene encoding peroxisomal (S)-2-hydroxyacid oxidase GLO4-like isoform X3, with protein sequence MALSFSSTYSLEEVAASCDAVRFFQLYVYKNRDIAVTLVKRAERSGYKAIVLTVDTPRLGRREADIKNKLIVPQMKNLEGLLSTEVVPERGSGLETFAKETLDDTLSWKDVGWLKSITNLPILVKGILTREDAIKAMEVGAAGIIVSNHGARQLDYSPATISALEEVVEVVGGRIPVLLDGGIRRGTDVFKALALGAQAVLVGRPVIFGLAVKGEKGVGQVMKMLKDELELTMALSGCPTLKHITRSHVRTQSDKLRSML encoded by the exons ATG GCTCTATCTTTTTCTTCTACTTACAGCTTGGAAGAGGTTGCTGCTAGCTGTGATGCTGTTCGTTTCTTTCAATTATAT GTGTATAAAAACCGCGACATAGCTGTTACCTTAGTGAAGAGAGCTGAAAGGAGTGGTTATAAGGCTATTGTACTAACGGTCGATACTCCAAGACTAGGTCGAAGAGAAGCGGACATTAAGAATAA GTTGATTGTGCCTCAAATGAAAAATTTGGAAGGTCTGTTATCAACTGAAGTAGTACCT GAAAGAGGTTCAGGTCTAGAAACTTTCGCCAAGGAGACATTGGATGATACTTTGTCTTGGAAG GATGTAGGATGGTTAAAATCCATTACAAATTTGCCGATTTTGGTCAAGGGAATACTCACTCGTGAAGACG CCATAAAGGCCATGGAAGTTGGTGCTGCAGGAATTATCGTCTCAAATCATGGGGCTCGACAGCTAGATTATTCTCCTGCCACTATTTCTGCTCTAGAAGAG GTTGTTGAAGTCGTTGGAGGCAGAATTCCAGTTCTTCTTGATGGAGGAATTCGACGAGGAACTGATGTGTTCAAGGCGTTGGCACTTGGTGCTCAAGCAGTCCTT GTTGGAAGGCCTGTTATCTTTGGATTGGCAGTGAAAGGGGAAAAAGGAGTTGGACAAGTGATGAAAATGCTGAAGGATGAGCTGGAGCTGACCATGGCACTATCTGGCTGTCCAACTCTGAAACATATTACAAGGAGCCATGTCAGGACTCAGAGTGACAAGCTCCGGTCTATGCTCTAA
- the LOC126680995 gene encoding peroxisomal (S)-2-hydroxyacid oxidase GLO4-like isoform X1: MVSVTSLLLSHVSISVTNSTHLSNLRPLLFMLYLTIMAEDPVNVNEFQILAKQILPKMYYDFYSGGAEDQHTLKENVEAFQRITFRPRVLVDVSRITMSTTILGYNISAPIMIAPTSMHKLAHPEGEIATARAAAESNTIMALSFSSTYSLEEVAASCDAVRFFQLYVYKNRDIAVTLVKRAERSGYKAIVLTVDTPRLGRREADIKNKLIVPQMKNLEGLLSTEVVPERGSGLETFAKETLDDTLSWKDVGWLKSITNLPILVKGILTREDAIKAMEVGAAGIIVSNHGARQLDYSPATISALEEVVEVVGGRIPVLLDGGIRRGTDVFKALALGAQAVLVGRPVIFGLAVKGEKGVGQVMKMLKDELELTMALSGCPTLKHITRSHVRTQSDKLRSML; the protein is encoded by the exons atggtTTCAGTAACATCACTGTTACTTTCCCATGTTTCTATTTCTGTTACTAATTCTACTCATTTGTCTAATTTGAGacctttattatttatgttatacCTAACTATA ATGGCGGAAGACCCGGTTAATGTAAATGAGTTCCAAATTCTTGCAAAGCAAATCCTCCCAAAAATGTACTATGATTTCTACAGTGGGGGAGCAGAAGACCAGCATACACTAAAAGAGAACGTTGAAGCATTTCAAAGAATTAC GTTTCGGCCTAGAGTTCTTGTGGATGTTAGTAGAATTACAATGTCCACTACCATATTGGGTTACAATATCTCTGCTCCAATTATGATAGCACCAACCTCTATGCATAAGCTAGCACATCCTGAAG GAGAGATTGCTACTGCTAGAGCAGCAGCGGAATCTAACACCATAATG GCTCTATCTTTTTCTTCTACTTACAGCTTGGAAGAGGTTGCTGCTAGCTGTGATGCTGTTCGTTTCTTTCAATTATAT GTGTATAAAAACCGCGACATAGCTGTTACCTTAGTGAAGAGAGCTGAAAGGAGTGGTTATAAGGCTATTGTACTAACGGTCGATACTCCAAGACTAGGTCGAAGAGAAGCGGACATTAAGAATAA GTTGATTGTGCCTCAAATGAAAAATTTGGAAGGTCTGTTATCAACTGAAGTAGTACCT GAAAGAGGTTCAGGTCTAGAAACTTTCGCCAAGGAGACATTGGATGATACTTTGTCTTGGAAG GATGTAGGATGGTTAAAATCCATTACAAATTTGCCGATTTTGGTCAAGGGAATACTCACTCGTGAAGACG CCATAAAGGCCATGGAAGTTGGTGCTGCAGGAATTATCGTCTCAAATCATGGGGCTCGACAGCTAGATTATTCTCCTGCCACTATTTCTGCTCTAGAAGAG GTTGTTGAAGTCGTTGGAGGCAGAATTCCAGTTCTTCTTGATGGAGGAATTCGACGAGGAACTGATGTGTTCAAGGCGTTGGCACTTGGTGCTCAAGCAGTCCTT GTTGGAAGGCCTGTTATCTTTGGATTGGCAGTGAAAGGGGAAAAAGGAGTTGGACAAGTGATGAAAATGCTGAAGGATGAGCTGGAGCTGACCATGGCACTATCTGGCTGTCCAACTCTGAAACATATTACAAGGAGCCATGTCAGGACTCAGAGTGACAAGCTCCGGTCTATGCTCTAA